The Aneurinibacillus migulanus genome contains the following window.
AACCCTTGAACTCGCATAGTTTGTAGGCGCGGGTAATCGTGGTAAAGTTTAAGTCAAGAAAATCTGCCAATTCTCGTTGCGGTGGTAATTTTGTTCCCGGTGCTAAAAAGCCGTTTATAATATCCTGTTCAAGTAGTGACGCAATAGAGTAATAAAAAGGACGCTTTAATGCTTTCTTATCAGGTTTCCAAGACATCGGATAATTATCAAATGAATTTACTGGCATATCACACCTCTTATACCGTATTCCATACAATCATATCATTTATTGTATGGAATTTGCGACGGCTCTAAAAGAGTCCGTTTGATATAAGGGTATAACACATCTCCCCCCTATTTTGTCATCAAAATAGGGGGAGTTTATTTCTGCCAAGGAAAATTGTAATGCATACAATTATCTTATTCATTGTATGGATTTCGTGTGTTACATTTGTATGGAATAAAGTTAGCAATTGAGGATGTGAATCATATGAAAAAAAGAAATGAAATATGGATTGCATTTCGTTCGGCTTTTCCATATACAGTCCCTATTTTTGCAGGCTTTGTATTTTTGGGAATCGCTTATGGAATCTATATGAATTCATTAGGTTTCAGCGCAATTTACCCAATCATGATGAGTCTAACAATATTTGCAGGATCAATGGAGTTTGTGGCAGCTAATTTATTGCTTGTTGCGTTTAATCCGATTAACGCCCTTTTTCTAACTTTAATGGTAAACGCACGACATTTGTTTTATGGCATTTCCATGCTGGATAAGTATAAGGAAACCGGGAAGAAAAAGTTTTATCTGATTTATGGGCTGTGCGATGAGTCTTTTTCTATCAATTGTACCATTGATGCTCCAATGAATGTGGACAAGGGCTGGTTTATGTTCTTCGTGACACTGCTTAATCATTCTTATTGGGTCATCGGAGCAGCGATTGGCGGTATTTTTGGATCTCTTGTGCAGTTCAACACAGAAGGGCTTGATTTTGTTATGACGGCTCTCTTTGTTGTAATCTTCATTGAACAGTGGATGAAAGAGAAAAAGCACCATAGTGCTCTCGTAGGGCTTGGACTTTCAACTGTCAGCCTTATTATTTTTGGCGGAAACAACTTCATTATCCCTGCTATGCTTGCGATTCTGGGGATACTTACCGTTCTTAGAAAACCATTGGAGAAAGTTGAGGTTACTGTATGACTATGAGTTTAACGCAGCAAATTATCACAATTGCTATGGTTGTGTTAGGCACGATGCTTACAAGGTTTCTCCCATTCGCCGTTTTTCCACCGGGTAAACCCACACCGAAGTATGTTCAGTATCTGGGCAAAGTACTACCCTCGGCGGTGTTAGGACTTTTGGTCATTTATTGTTTTAAGGATGTGAGTTTTCTATCCGGCAATCACGGCATCCCTGAACTTATTGGGGTGGCGGTGGTTGCACTGCTTCACTTTTGGAAGAAAAAGATGCTCCTCTCCATGGCAGGGGGAACAAGTGTCTACATGATTTTAGTGCAATTGGTTTTTTAATTACATTAATTAGCGCGTCTATCTCCCAACACTATTCTTTATACCAAAGGTGTTAGTTGTAAAATATTCAAAAAATCAAAGGGAGAGTCAATAGTGAAGAAGAAAATTGATGAGTTTAAAATTTATGAAAAACACTACGAACAAATTTTAAAACAAGTAAAAAGCGATCCGTATGCTGAGTCATTAGGAATTCAGTTAACAAAATTTGAGGCTGGTTTTGCAGAAGCAATGCTAGAAGTACAAAAACATATGGTAAATGCATATGGGACTGTTCATGGGGCAGTTATTTACGCTTTAGCAGATCATGCTTTTTCGGTAGCCTGTAATGCATATGGTAAAACATCTCTAGGAGTATCTACAACAATACAGTTTATGGAGTCAGCTAAACCTGGAGACAAGTTAGTCGCTCGGGCAACAGAAGTTAAACGAAACTATCGTACAGGATTTTATCGGATCGACATCTTACATGGGCAAAATCTAATAGCAACCATGGAGGCCGTGTCTTACCGCAAGGATCATTACTTTATTGAACTTGATGAACAAGTTTAAGAGTATCGTAATTGTTGAGCTAACAAAAATTATAGCGTAATAAACAAAAGACGGTTTTTCTTACCTTAGTGAACTGTAACCCGAATAATGGATACTTAAAAAAAGTCCGTTATTCGGGTTTTTTGTATGGGGAAATCAATGAATACGAGTGAGGTAGAGAAACAAGAGTAAAATCATCTTCAGTGCCTTCCAAATCAAACAAGTAGAGACAAATCCTAATGTGAGTAAGGTTTCTGAATGAAGGGCTCCGAAAGGCTGTTGAGGGCTAATGTCCTCTGCGCCAAAGTATGATATATTTCAAGCTATAGCTGATCCTACACGGCGAAAGCTACTTAGATTGCTTGCCGAAAAAGAAATGCCCATTACCGAAATAAGCAGTCACTTTCCTATGAGCCGTACAGCTGTTTCCAAACATTTGCGTATTCTCTCGGAAGCGGAACTTGTCAGTGGGCGGAAGGTAGGGAAAAGCAGTATAGGCTACATCCAGAACCTCTGCTCGAATTGAAGCAGTGGCTTTCCTTTTACGAACAATTCTGGGACAACAAGCTCGCTATGCTTAAACATTATGTAGAGGATAAGGAAATAAGCGATTTGAAACTTGCGGTATCGAAGCTCGACAGACAAGAACCGAAGGATATTGAAGCTTATATAGACGGTAAAGATACGTTTGTTAAAAAACTGGAAAGAATAGCACTACATTGGTATATGAATAACTAGCTACCAATGTAAAAACCCGAAGGGAAAGTGACTTTCTCTCCGGGTTTTATTAACAATCATACTGGCTTGATGCTACTGTCTTAAAGTTTTAGGCGTTCTTAGCACCGTAATTTTCAGATAGTTCAACCTGTATTGTTTTTGGTTTTTTCAAAGAAAAAGCCATTCCGCTAAAAATAAGAACAATTCCTAAAATTTGTATAAAAGTAGGGCGGAAGCCTGTAAATAGCGTATCTAATAATATAGCAACACCTGGGTCAAGGAATACTAATGCAGAAATGATTTTTGTAGGTAAGTAGCGCAAACTATCAAAAAACAAGTAATATACCAATCCTGTATGCACTAATCCTGTTGCAGTAATGGCAATCCAATTGTTCTGGGTAAGGCCAGTAAATGAGTCAAAATCGACAAACGGTATTAAAATAATAATACCTAAAAATGTTTGTAAGAATGTCATCGCATAAGCACTTGTGTGTTTAATTCCTTTACCTAGTAAAGTAGTAAAAGCATAAAATAGAGCTGCTAGAAGTGCCCAAATGATACCTGAAGATAATAATTCATGAAAAGAAGTATTATTGTTGATACCAATAATTAAAAGGGTACCGATGAAGCAAATTATAATAGATAAAAAGGAAAGCACAGTTAGTTTTTCTTTAAATATAACACTTCCGATAAGTAGTACTAAAACTGGAGCAAGATGATAAATGGAAATAGCTACTGTAACTGACATCATTTCAAAAGCTTTAAACAAAAACACCCAATTAAATACAAGAAAAATGCCACAAGCTACTATTTGAACAATTTCTCTCTTGTTCCACTTTTCTTTTTTAGATTGACCTGATAGTACCCAGCATAGACTTAAAAAGAGCGTTGCGCAAATGCAACGAACAAAAACCAATTCAAATGATGGCAGACCTGTTTTTATTGAGAAAAAACCGATCGAACCAAAAATGGTCATTGAAATGGACATTTTTAACATAGGTATTGCTTTCATTTTTGATAGAAACCCCTTTTTATTAGATGTTATAGTACTAACTACTAAAAAAATTAGAAAGAAAAACGGCACACGCTAGATGAGCCGTTTTTCGTAACTACAGCACCTATTTTATAGTAGTTATAATGCTAACTATTATTAAACCCGGAAAGAATTTATTTGTCAATTACCGGTTTATATAGGACGGCATATCAGTGAAGTTGCCATCAGTCATAAAGCAATTATATACATCTAAGTTGATACATCGACAAATGTTTATGGTGGGAGGGAGCGGTCGGAAAAAGACACGCTGGCTTTTCTTCTGCCGGATCGCAGGGCTCATCCACCCTCTTCTTTTTTCCGAATCGCCTCCTTCCAACCACACTTCCCCGTCAAAATATCAAGTGTAATTTATATAATAGCATCAGTTCCGTGCTGATTTCTTCTGGTAATCGCTCTAGGGTGCTGGGAACTTCGCGTGGTTTGTATTCAATTACATGAGAAGAGTAAATCCTGATAATCATTCTGCCTCCCTCTGTTTTAGCTCGGATCAGTATCGGTTGGTTGGACTTGTTTTGAAAGCGAAAATCAGGACCGTACCAACTTACCGTAGCATCGCGACCGGGTGGCACATACGGGACGTCCCTGCTATGGGAATAGCGCTGAACAATTTTTAGCCCGGCACGGTCGACGGCATTGAATAGTGTCGAAGATACCTGACAAATCCCTCCGCCAATCCCTTCGGATAACTCGCCTCTGACGATAACCGGAGCGCGTAAATAGCCCTTCTCCTCCGTTCGCTTGCCAACAACCTGGTTAAACGAGAATGTCTCATCGGGAAAAACGACATGATTATTGATCGCTTTTGAAGCAAGGGCGATATTGTGTGAACGATTTTTGTTACTGGCGTTGAAATACGTCACGTATTGACCGATTTGTTTCTCCCGGATGTGCGCAAGCAATTCGCTGTCAACCTTCGGAGAAATCTCCAGCTGAGGTACTTCTATCATTGAGGAGCCGTTACTGAAGAAATAGGTGTAGAACTGCTCCGTGAACGCCTGACGATGCAGCTTATAGCCTATCTGTCCCGGAATAATTTTTCCTTGGTCATCAACCATGGCATTTATGGGTGACCGATAGACTTGTCGATCCAGATCGTCGATGAGCTTCTGGAATTTGTTAACGTCAACCACTGACATGCCAGTTAGAGGTAGCGCATAGTCTGCGCGGTTAACGGTAGCAATGGTCTGTCCCTGTCGGTCAACCAATAATAGGCTGTCAGGATAAGTAACTGGTTGAAATAACAGCAAAAGTCCAGCGAACCATGTCATTACCATATTGTACAATACCTCCTATATTTAGTATGAACAGGCATCATCATTTCATGCATGAATAAAGGGGGAGAGCTACGCCATCAAGCTATATACATCTGATTTGATACATCGACAAATTCTTGTGGTGAGAGATAAGAAAAGAATGAAAAAATCAGAGGTTGGAAAAAGACACGTCCGCCTTTTTCTGCCGGGGCGCAGGGCATATCCACCCTCTTCTTTCTCCATCTCTCCTACTTCCAACCACGCTACCATGTCAAAATATTAACCGTAACTTATATAGATTTTTCTATCCACCCTTGGTAGGCAATATTTTTTATGGGACAGGTCATTGTATTCGTATTTTTTAAATATGTATAGAAAAGGGAGGGGGATACCTTGAAGCAAAAGTATATAGTGAAAATGTCTACAATTGTGGTATTGTTCTTTTTTGTTATAGCGTGCTCAAATGTTTCAGACAATAGCATAGAAAACGAAGCTGTAGAAGAAGGGGAACATCAGGAAGTAATTGCTCTCGTCGATCCCGCACTGATGGAGCCTGCGCAAAATGCTCAGGATTTTCAAATGCAAGCGGCAGAATATATGAATGATTTACTTATGGCAGGCGCTGAATTGCAAGGAAGAATGCAAGGAGAATTTAAGCCGCAAGAATGGGAAAATAACATAGAAAACGATATATCTTTCTACGAAACTGCAATAAAACACGCAAAGTCTATTCCAAAACCGAATCCGCGATTAGATAATTTTTATAATGTTTACATGGCAATCGTAAATAAATATGAAAGGCTTCCAGATTTAGCCCATAAAGCAATCGATTCAAATGATATAGAGATAATGAAAGTAGTTCTTTCTCAGATCCGTAATAATGAAGAACAGTATGAACAATTAATGAAGGTAAGTTCACAGGAAGTATTTAATACAAAAAAATAAGGTGCTCAAATAAAACCCTGAATTCAAGCAAAAAAGCTGAATTCAGGGCTATCTCTTTTTAGAAGTTAGTACTTTTATCCAGGGCGTGATCGAGAGCTTGCCAGCTCATCAAAGCGCAATTGTGTCGGGCACGCAACTTATGCACGCCTTCAAAAGCTAACGCTTCTCCAAGATCACAATCTTCCGGTTCTAGCCCTTCGCGAATGAAACGTCCACTAAAATACAGTCTTTTACCTTAATATATAGGGAAATTACATCTCCGTAAGTCGGATTTTTATAACGAATTTGTGTAATCACTTGTTCACCTGACGAACGGGACGCAGGTTTTGAACGCGGACGGAAAAATTTTTATTTTGTTGAGAGTGTGATAATGTCATATTCCTCATATGGAAAACCGGAAGTTAGCCAAATACGGCTGACTTCCGGTTTTTCTCTTTTTGTATCGCTTTAATGTAACGGGAAGAGCGGTAGGACAGTTGTTTAATCACATTATTACCCAAGTACGGTTATCAAAAAAGTTACGTGATGATGTAGTAGCTAACTATAAGACGAGGACGGAAGATCATCGAATAATTAAATATACAGTTATCTTGATGAAATCAGAAGCCAGACTGAAAAAGATGCATCGTGACAGCTCCTGAGCAGAGAATCGAACAAGTAAGACAGGAGCTTGCAAGCAAAGGCTTTTATGTTGAACCGACCACGGCTGCCATATATGCCGGGTTTTTGGAATACCTTTCTGGAAGTGCACAATCCTCTGTGCAACTTGAACAAGAAATCAACCAAACGTTTATCCTTTCATTGTGTGGTGCAGACATAAAAGCGAGTTAACTACAATACATGCTTATTTGCTTTCAGAAGAAGCCAGGGACCGGGATAGGTTAATAAGTCGTTGTACACCATCGTGCAGCTGCTGTTCATTGGCATACGAATAGCTTAGTCGTATCCATGACGCTGACTCTCTTAACGGATCACAAAGGATGCCAGGAACAAAGGAAACGGATTGTTCGATGCTTTTTATAAGGAGCTCTTCCATTGGAATTGTTTCAGGAAGCTTTATCCATAAGTTGAGACCGCCTTTTGGGCTGATCCATTTCCAGTCTGTTACAGCCAATTCCTCTTCCATAATACCCTTGCGAATATGCAGTGCAATACGAAGTTTTTCCAGATGCTGCTGTAGCCGCGCGGAGGAGAAGTAGTGCAGGAAAATCTTCTGATTCAACAGCGGTGTGCCGTTATCCGATAATGACTTCGCAGTTAAAAGACTTCTCATTAACGGCGGACGGCTTGCAACAGCAGCAATGCGAAGCCCTGGGGCCACGTATTTGCTGAAGCTACGAATATACATGACCCAGCCTTCCGTGTCGTATGTGAAAAGAGGCAGTGGAGGCTCCCGGTCAAAATATGCGTCATGAAACGGATCATCCTCTACGAGAAGACACCGGTACTGCTCGGCAAGCTCCACCAACCGCTTACGCTGCTCCAGCGGAACCGTATAGCCCGTCGGATTCTGGAATGTAGGATTAAGATAGAAGAGGCGCGGTTTATATTGTCTCATACACGATTCGACCTGTTCTAAATCATAGCCACCAGGATATATGTCTATCGGGACGATGTGTGCACCTTGCTGGCGGAAAATGTCAATGGCGGCACTGTAAGTTGGTCGTTCCAATAATACAGTGTCATTCGGTTTTACGAGAATCCTAGAAATCAAATCAATTGCCTGTTGTGCACCGGATGTAATTAATATTTCATCTGCAGAAAGATGAAGCTGATGGCGTTTTAAGAAGTAGCAGGAAAGAGCTTCCCGTAGTTCCTCGTCTCCCTGCACGGTGGAGTAGGTGCCAAGCACTTTCGGGTACAAATCGAATACCTTTTTTACGTATTCTGAAAAATAAAGATTCGGTAAAAGATTTGGATCGATAAGTGCCTGGGAAAACTGATAGGTAGCTGGTACCTGGTGGATTTCCGATAAGTGGTTTCTGAGAAAGTAAGAAGAAACAATAGGATAATCCAAATGTTCAAACGACACGCAACTATCAGGATGAACATGGTAACCTGATTTATCTTTTAC
Protein-coding sequences here:
- the azlC gene encoding azaleucine resistance protein AzlC, producing the protein MKKRNEIWIAFRSAFPYTVPIFAGFVFLGIAYGIYMNSLGFSAIYPIMMSLTIFAGSMEFVAANLLLVAFNPINALFLTLMVNARHLFYGISMLDKYKETGKKKFYLIYGLCDESFSINCTIDAPMNVDKGWFMFFVTLLNHSYWVIGAAIGGIFGSLVQFNTEGLDFVMTALFVVIFIEQWMKEKKHHSALVGLGLSTVSLIIFGGNNFIIPAMLAILGILTVLRKPLEKVEVTV
- a CDS encoding branched-chain amino acid transporter permease, whose translation is MTMSLTQQIITIAMVVLGTMLTRFLPFAVFPPGKPTPKYVQYLGKVLPSAVLGLLVIYCFKDVSFLSGNHGIPELIGVAVVALLHFWKKKMLLSMAGGTSVYMILVQLVF
- a CDS encoding PaaI family thioesterase, producing MKKKIDEFKIYEKHYEQILKQVKSDPYAESLGIQLTKFEAGFAEAMLEVQKHMVNAYGTVHGAVIYALADHAFSVACNAYGKTSLGVSTTIQFMESAKPGDKLVARATEVKRNYRTGFYRIDILHGQNLIATMEAVSYRKDHYFIELDEQV
- a CDS encoding DMT family transporter, whose amino-acid sequence is MKAIPMLKMSISMTIFGSIGFFSIKTGLPSFELVFVRCICATLFLSLCWVLSGQSKKEKWNKREIVQIVACGIFLVFNWVFLFKAFEMMSVTVAISIYHLAPVLVLLIGSVIFKEKLTVLSFLSIIICFIGTLLIIGINNNTSFHELLSSGIIWALLAALFYAFTTLLGKGIKHTSAYAMTFLQTFLGIIILIPFVDFDSFTGLTQNNWIAITATGLVHTGLVYYLFFDSLRYLPTKIISALVFLDPGVAILLDTLFTGFRPTFIQILGIVLIFSGMAFSLKKPKTIQVELSENYGAKNA
- a CDS encoding VanW family protein, with product MVMTWFAGLLLLFQPVTYPDSLLLVDRQGQTIATVNRADYALPLTGMSVVDVNKFQKLIDDLDRQVYRSPINAMVDDQGKIIPGQIGYKLHRQAFTEQFYTYFFSNGSSMIEVPQLEISPKVDSELLAHIREKQIGQYVTYFNASNKNRSHNIALASKAINNHVVFPDETFSFNQVVGKRTEEKGYLRAPVIVRGELSEGIGGGICQVSSTLFNAVDRAGLKIVQRYSHSRDVPYVPPGRDATVSWYGPDFRFQNKSNQPILIRAKTEGGRMIIRIYSSHVIEYKPREVPSTLERLPEEISTELMLLYKLHLIF
- a CDS encoding PAS domain-containing protein; this encodes MYRFNVTGRAVGQLFNHIITQVRLSKKLRDDVVANYKTRTEDHRIIKYTVILMKSEARLKKMHRDSS
- a CDS encoding aminotransferase-like domain-containing protein, translated to MKNTLSVDRQSNQLYKQIYDYILNRIERSEWKEHDKLPSIRTLAQEMNVHRLTVFKAYQLLKQNGKVYVKDKSGYHVHPDSCVSFEHLDYPIVSSYFLRNHLSEIHQVPATYQFSQALIDPNLLPNLYFSEYVKKVFDLYPKVLGTYSTVQGDEELREALSCYFLKRHQLHLSADEILITSGAQQAIDLISRILVKPNDTVLLERPTYSAAIDIFRQQGAHIVPIDIYPGGYDLEQVESCMRQYKPRLFYLNPTFQNPTGYTVPLEQRKRLVELAEQYRCLLVEDDPFHDAYFDREPPLPLFTYDTEGWVMYIRSFSKYVAPGLRIAAVASRPPLMRSLLTAKSLSDNGTPLLNQKIFLHYFSSARLQQHLEKLRIALHIRKGIMEEELAVTDWKWISPKGGLNLWIKLPETIPMEELLIKSIEQSVSFVPGILCDPLRESASWIRLSYSYANEQQLHDGVQRLINLSRSLASSESK